A DNA window from Bacteroides cellulosilyticus contains the following coding sequences:
- a CDS encoding sugar phosphate isomerase/epimerase family protein has product MNKQVLISIYLLLFVLLPAGAQNCEAVHDDCIQVAHRYKVAVCDWMILKRQKIGSFQLIHELKGDGVELDMGSLGKREMFDNKLREPHFQQLFRETARKFQLEVPSVAMSGFYGQSFLERTNYKELVRDCLEAMKVMDAKVAFLPLGGIKAGWEGEPELRAEVVKRLKEVGDMAASEGLVIGIETQLDAKGDVKLLKEVDSPGIKIYFKFQNALENGRDLCKEIKILGKKRICQIHCTDTDGVTLPFNERLDMNKVKKTLDKIGWSGWLVVERSRDKDDVHNVRKNYGTNIEYLKKVFQE; this is encoded by the coding sequence ATGAATAAACAAGTCTTGATTAGTATTTATTTACTTCTTTTTGTTTTGCTTCCTGCAGGAGCTCAGAACTGTGAGGCAGTTCATGATGATTGTATACAAGTTGCACATCGCTATAAAGTAGCCGTATGTGATTGGATGATTTTGAAGCGTCAGAAGATCGGTTCGTTTCAGTTGATACATGAATTGAAAGGTGATGGTGTAGAATTGGATATGGGATCTCTTGGTAAAAGGGAGATGTTCGATAATAAACTGCGTGAACCTCATTTTCAACAATTGTTTCGTGAAACTGCCCGGAAGTTTCAACTGGAAGTCCCTTCTGTTGCCATGTCCGGTTTTTACGGTCAGTCTTTTTTAGAGCGTACTAATTATAAGGAGTTGGTTCGGGACTGTTTGGAAGCTATGAAAGTGATGGATGCCAAAGTTGCTTTTCTTCCTTTAGGAGGAATAAAGGCAGGGTGGGAAGGAGAACCGGAGCTTCGGGCTGAAGTTGTGAAGCGTTTGAAAGAAGTGGGAGATATGGCTGCTTCCGAAGGTTTAGTAATCGGAATTGAAACCCAATTGGATGCCAAAGGTGATGTGAAGTTATTGAAGGAGGTAGATTCTCCCGGCATCAAGATTTATTTCAAATTTCAGAATGCATTAGAGAATGGACGTGATTTGTGTAAGGAAATTAAGATTTTGGGAAAAAAGAGAATCTGCCAGATTCATTGCACGGATACGGATGGGGTGACTCTTCCTTTTAATGAGCGGCTGGATATGAATAAAGTTAAAAAGACACTCGATAAAATAGGATGGAGCGGATGGCTGGTCGTAGAGCGTTCACGGGATAAGGATGATGTACATAATGTCAGAAAGAACTATGGGACGAATATTGAGTATTTGAAGAAGGTGTTTCAGGAATAA
- a CDS encoding SusC/RagA family TonB-linked outer membrane protein — protein MKNLKKSPKQDWERSIRRTPIILGLSVALCIPATFSYANVSDLFIGELVQAIQQGRIVTGRVLDENGEPLIGVSVLVKNTTVGTITDFDGNYSLEVPSDMNELVISYIGYKTQNVAVGNSNELNIKMEADTQALDEVVVVGYGVMKKRDLTGSIASVKSDDIVKSPASNAMEALQGQVPGLDIIRNSGKATSGVTINIRGQRSLSDVKDEFGNNIANAPLFIIDGMQGGDFSDIAPADIESIEVLKDASSTAIYGSQGANGVIIITTKKGALGKTKFSYNGYFGVNGWAQYPDMLSGEDYMQVRREAARTGGQWSSTVDDQKLFTVEEWQAIQNGEWTNWVDEVLHTGLVQSHQVTASGGTEKTTALLSAGYYQERGSFKNDKMEKYNLRMNIEHKLGRTVKVGATTQITHYAQDERAENVLWRAATNAPLGKAYDEDGKVVEYPLGKNGQVSPLVDEASEIAARHHVLKTNLIANGYLDFTPIEGLTFRSNLGTNYAFYRKQDFESSSSIDRLGQYSSSLSKINSSEKSFVNWDNILSYNKSIKEHTFGATALTSWTQSKYTSAYAQGEGQLVDSYLWHNLGANDKSSYVIGSNYIQHQTFSYALRFNYSYKGRYMLTVSNRWDGDSRLSKGNKWASFPSVAAAWRISDEAFLRNIEALSNLKVRLSWGKTGNSGIMAYGTQSGLTPKTNSAFQDNAYTYYIYNEYVGNENVGWEMSNTWDLGFDLGLFKNRISVVVDLYQTKTTDILLPRTLPTSMGGSNATPFKMYQNIGATMNRGIELSVNTVNVDNKNFKWNSTLTFAANHEEITDLIDGKDIIGSDSHITTSLLIGHPLNSFYHFVNQGVWQEDEVDEAAKYFKDTKKTQPFKPGDIKLKDLNNDFIIDDRDETYLGSKSPKWTGGFNNNFSYKNFDLNVYIIARWGQMIDYELAGSYDPQGKGNFPAYLNYWTPENPSNDFPRPSQTNFYNYLGYQTLNYIDGSYWKIKTVSLGYTLPKSLTLKFGVSKLRAYITANNLFSFAKNHLIQDYDAERGGSAKAPLQRQFIFGLNLDF, from the coding sequence ATGAAAAACCTAAAAAAAAGTCCGAAACAAGATTGGGAGAGAAGTATTAGGCGTACTCCTATTATCTTAGGATTATCTGTAGCATTATGTATACCAGCTACATTTTCGTATGCCAATGTAAGTGACCTGTTTATTGGTGAATTAGTCCAGGCTATTCAGCAGGGACGTATTGTCACTGGTAGGGTTTTAGATGAAAATGGAGAACCCTTAATTGGTGTTTCCGTTTTAGTGAAAAACACGACAGTAGGCACAATTACTGACTTTGACGGTAATTATTCTTTGGAAGTTCCTTCAGATATGAATGAGTTGGTTATATCTTATATCGGATATAAAACGCAAAATGTAGCTGTTGGAAATAGTAATGAACTGAATATTAAAATGGAAGCGGATACACAAGCTCTGGACGAAGTCGTAGTTGTAGGGTATGGTGTAATGAAGAAGCGGGATCTGACAGGTTCTATTGCTTCAGTAAAATCTGATGATATTGTTAAATCACCAGCATCTAATGCGATGGAGGCATTGCAGGGACAGGTCCCTGGTTTGGACATTATACGTAATTCGGGTAAAGCGACCTCAGGAGTTACCATTAATATTCGTGGTCAACGTTCACTGTCTGACGTAAAGGATGAGTTTGGTAACAATATAGCCAATGCTCCGCTATTTATTATCGATGGTATGCAAGGTGGTGACTTTTCGGATATTGCTCCCGCTGATATTGAATCTATTGAAGTTTTGAAAGATGCCTCCTCTACAGCTATTTATGGTTCGCAAGGTGCTAACGGAGTAATCATTATTACTACTAAGAAAGGGGCATTGGGCAAGACTAAGTTTTCTTATAATGGTTATTTCGGTGTAAACGGTTGGGCGCAATATCCTGACATGCTGAGTGGCGAAGATTATATGCAAGTGCGTCGTGAAGCTGCCCGTACCGGTGGTCAGTGGAGTTCTACTGTTGATGACCAGAAACTGTTTACTGTGGAGGAATGGCAAGCTATTCAGAATGGTGAATGGACTAATTGGGTGGATGAAGTACTCCATACCGGACTTGTTCAAAGCCATCAGGTAACGGCATCTGGCGGTACTGAGAAAACAACCGCTTTATTGTCTGCCGGATATTATCAGGAAAGAGGGTCTTTCAAGAATGACAAGATGGAAAAATATAATTTACGTATGAATATCGAACATAAGTTAGGCAGAACTGTAAAAGTGGGAGCAACTACACAAATTACTCATTATGCGCAAGATGAACGTGCTGAAAATGTATTGTGGCGTGCCGCGACGAATGCCCCTCTTGGTAAGGCTTATGATGAAGACGGTAAAGTAGTGGAATATCCATTGGGGAAAAATGGGCAGGTGAGTCCGTTGGTTGATGAAGCTTCGGAAATAGCAGCGAGGCATCATGTCTTGAAAACCAATTTGATAGCTAACGGCTATTTGGATTTTACTCCGATTGAAGGTTTGACCTTTCGTTCTAATTTGGGGACTAATTATGCTTTCTATCGTAAGCAGGATTTTGAAAGTTCAAGTTCTATTGATCGTTTAGGGCAATACTCATCTTCGCTCTCTAAAATAAATTCTTCTGAGAAAAGTTTTGTGAATTGGGATAATATTCTCAGTTATAATAAATCAATAAAAGAGCATACTTTTGGTGCTACAGCTTTGACTTCATGGACACAGTCTAAATATACCTCTGCATATGCACAAGGAGAAGGCCAGTTGGTTGATTCTTACTTGTGGCATAACTTGGGGGCAAATGATAAAAGTTCTTATGTGATAGGTTCTAATTATATCCAGCATCAGACATTTTCATATGCGTTGCGTTTTAATTATAGCTATAAAGGTCGCTATATGCTGACTGTTTCTAATCGTTGGGATGGCGACTCGCGCTTGTCGAAAGGCAATAAATGGGCTAGTTTCCCTTCTGTTGCGGCTGCATGGCGTATTAGTGATGAGGCATTCCTAAGAAATATAGAAGCTTTGAGCAACTTAAAAGTACGTTTGAGCTGGGGTAAAACAGGCAATTCCGGTATTATGGCTTATGGAACCCAGTCAGGTCTGACACCGAAAACAAATTCCGCATTTCAGGATAATGCTTATACCTACTATATATATAATGAATATGTAGGTAATGAAAATGTAGGTTGGGAAATGTCCAATACCTGGGATTTGGGTTTTGATTTAGGACTATTTAAGAACCGTATTTCGGTTGTGGTTGATTTATATCAGACTAAGACAACAGATATCCTATTGCCTCGTACATTGCCCACTTCTATGGGAGGTAGTAATGCTACTCCATTCAAAATGTATCAAAACATAGGTGCGACAATGAACCGTGGTATTGAATTGTCAGTTAATACTGTAAACGTTGATAATAAAAACTTTAAATGGAATTCTACCCTTACTTTTGCTGCTAATCATGAAGAAATTACAGACTTGATTGATGGTAAAGATATTATTGGTTCAGATTCTCATATTACTACCAGTTTGTTGATAGGACATCCGTTGAATTCATTCTATCACTTTGTAAATCAGGGTGTCTGGCAAGAAGATGAAGTGGACGAAGCTGCAAAGTATTTTAAGGATACTAAGAAAACCCAACCGTTTAAACCGGGTGATATCAAGCTGAAAGATTTGAATAATGATTTTATTATTGATGATAGGGATGAAACATACTTGGGCAGTAAATCACCGAAATGGACTGGAGGCTTCAATAATAATTTCAGCTATAAAAACTTTGATTTGAATGTCTATATTATAGCTCGTTGGGGACAGATGATAGATTATGAATTGGCAGGATCTTATGATCCCCAAGGGAAAGGTAACTTTCCCGCATATTTGAACTATTGGACACCAGAGAACCCGTCAAACGATTTCCCACGTCCGTCTCAGACCAATTTTTATAATTATTTGGGTTATCAGACATTGAATTACATTGACGGTTCTTATTGGAAGATTAAGACTGTATCATTGGGATATACGTTACCGAAATCTTTGACATTAAAGTTTGGCGTGTCTAAACTTCGTGCATACATAACTGCCAATAATCTCTTTTCTTTTGCCAAGAATCATTTAATTCAGGATTACGATGCGGAACGTGGAGGCTCGGCTAAGGCCCCATTGCAGCGTCAGTTTATATTTGGTTTGAATCTTGATTTTTAA
- a CDS encoding RagB/SusD family nutrient uptake outer membrane protein, whose amino-acid sequence MKYNKKYVFVTCAALLLGMQSCDLEEYNPAGSTPDNVYKEQAGFEALVNSAYAFWGGQFYGREDFVLLLNGGGDLWINIANCGYGRQMSKYEELAPSVGQIKNTWNRLYEIVNDCNAGLERIDQVDFKDKNLRDIRFGELSFMRAYAYWHLVEIYGNVDLRTKETSAESISMKCYRSSYEDLYDLMLTDAQNAVDNLPVDPYPVKEVGRATLKAAYGLLARVALTRVAYCDSQADKDKYYKIAEDAAQYVIDNQNTLKVTLYDTPAEVFDPNNNKTNKEAMFVVTHSTEPSLNMQSSNPNRLHMYFHASYSARAGMVQNYEYGNDKNAKSGSMAMMPTRYLLELYNEDVDARYNAWFREEYKLNTAKAYSWTKDQLDYFEKPSSMVGQTIQPGETALLFTKKKIADKRNLPYAVVDIDDTYTADGGVSSSANFNIHFPTLLKYEDASLESRGLPTNSQVGANDVITMRLPEMYFIVAECEIMKSGGNKEIARARINDIRRRAAMPGKEAEMEVGADKMTIDFILEERAREYCGEFMRWFDLKRTGKLVEYVKGHNPDIPLIQLHHAWRPIPQMFLDSILNPDEFGQNEGYN is encoded by the coding sequence ATGAAATACAATAAGAAATATGTGTTTGTTACATGTGCTGCTCTGTTATTGGGCATGCAATCATGTGATTTGGAAGAATATAATCCGGCCGGAAGTACTCCGGACAATGTGTACAAGGAACAAGCTGGCTTTGAAGCTTTAGTAAATTCAGCTTATGCCTTTTGGGGTGGACAATTCTATGGGCGTGAAGACTTTGTATTGCTACTGAATGGTGGCGGCGATCTTTGGATTAATATTGCTAATTGCGGTTATGGTCGCCAAATGTCTAAATATGAAGAGTTGGCTCCTTCCGTTGGTCAGATAAAGAATACATGGAATCGTCTTTATGAGATTGTGAACGATTGCAATGCTGGTTTAGAACGCATTGATCAGGTGGATTTTAAAGATAAAAATCTGAGGGATATCCGCTTTGGAGAATTAAGCTTTATGCGTGCTTATGCTTATTGGCATCTGGTCGAGATTTATGGCAATGTTGACCTTAGGACGAAAGAGACTTCTGCTGAAAGTATTTCGATGAAATGCTATCGTAGCAGTTACGAGGATTTGTATGATTTGATGTTGACTGATGCGCAGAATGCGGTTGACAACTTGCCGGTAGATCCTTATCCTGTAAAGGAAGTAGGGCGTGCTACTTTAAAGGCGGCATACGGGCTATTGGCACGTGTCGCATTGACACGTGTTGCATACTGTGACAGCCAGGCAGATAAAGACAAATATTATAAGATTGCCGAAGATGCAGCCCAGTATGTCATTGATAATCAAAATACATTGAAAGTGACTTTGTATGACACACCTGCTGAAGTCTTCGATCCGAATAATAACAAGACTAATAAAGAAGCTATGTTTGTGGTAACTCATTCTACTGAGCCTTCTTTGAATATGCAGTCTAGTAATCCTAACCGTTTGCATATGTATTTCCATGCCAGTTATTCGGCAAGGGCAGGAATGGTGCAGAATTACGAATATGGAAATGATAAAAATGCCAAGTCGGGCAGTATGGCTATGATGCCTACACGTTATTTGTTGGAATTGTATAATGAAGATGTAGATGCTCGATACAATGCTTGGTTCCGTGAAGAATATAAACTAAATACAGCAAAAGCCTACTCCTGGACTAAAGATCAATTAGATTATTTCGAAAAACCGTCATCTATGGTCGGCCAAACTATTCAGCCGGGAGAAACAGCCTTGTTGTTTACCAAGAAGAAAATCGCTGATAAACGTAACTTACCTTACGCTGTGGTTGATATCGATGATACGTATACAGCTGATGGGGGAGTTAGTAGCAGTGCCAACTTTAATATTCACTTTCCGACATTACTGAAATATGAGGATGCAAGTTTGGAATCTAGAGGCTTGCCTACAAACTCGCAGGTTGGTGCCAATGATGTTATTACTATGCGTTTGCCTGAGATGTATTTCATTGTTGCCGAATGTGAAATAATGAAGTCCGGAGGAAACAAAGAGATAGCAAGAGCGCGCATCAATGATATACGACGGCGTGCGGCTATGCCGGGCAAAGAAGCTGAAATGGAGGTAGGAGCAGACAAAATGACTATTGACTTTATACTTGAAGAAAGAGCACGTGAGTATTGTGGTGAGTTCATGCGTTGGTTTGATTTAAAAAGAACTGGTAAACTGGTTGAGTATGTGAAAGGACATAACCCGGATATTCCCTTGATTCAATTGCATCATGCATGGCGTCCTATCCCTCAGATGTTCTTGGATTCAATTTTGAATCCGGATGAATTTGGTCAGAATGAGGGATATAATTAA
- a CDS encoding histidine-type phosphatase, whose product MELFKYFIVLMFLCGIHLNGFAQITRAAILENIAQTGGVYYAYPVKEAIVTPAPKGYKPFYISHYARHGSRWIQSEQDYKTVVDIFEKAHRAGALTALGNDVRKRMAIVWEDAEGHGGDLTSLGVKQHREIAERMFQNYPEVFKGTPAMSARSTTVLRCVLSMDAFCERLKELNPALRIKREACAKYMKYMNYHTPEAVEFVSHQGIWYEEYRKFKESHTHPDRLITSLFSSSDYIRRNINPGELMWGLYWIASDMQNVEIGVDFYDIFEEDELFDLWQVCNYHNYVCDGPAPINGGIMVASAKSLLENILDSADEAIKSETNTATLRFGHDGNIIPLVALLQLGDMWKAETEPDKFYQTWCNFKVTPMAANIQMVFFRKKASDDIIVKFMHCEKEVAVPIETDITPFYHWKDVEIYYRNLLKKLP is encoded by the coding sequence ATGGAGCTTTTTAAATATTTTATAGTGTTAATGTTCTTGTGTGGAATTCATTTGAACGGCTTTGCTCAAATCACACGTGCGGCTATATTGGAAAATATAGCCCAAACAGGTGGTGTGTATTATGCCTATCCTGTGAAGGAAGCGATAGTAACTCCGGCTCCAAAAGGATATAAGCCTTTCTACATCAGTCATTATGCACGACACGGATCGAGGTGGATTCAGTCGGAACAAGATTACAAGACTGTAGTTGATATTTTTGAGAAAGCGCATCGAGCCGGAGCATTGACTGCTTTGGGTAATGATGTCCGCAAAAGGATGGCAATAGTATGGGAAGACGCAGAAGGGCATGGAGGAGACCTGACTTCTTTGGGGGTAAAACAGCATCGTGAAATAGCTGAAAGGATGTTTCAGAACTATCCTGAAGTTTTCAAGGGGACTCCTGCCATGTCTGCGCGTTCCACAACCGTATTACGTTGTGTGTTGAGTATGGATGCATTTTGTGAGCGATTAAAAGAGTTGAATCCTGCTTTACGGATTAAGCGTGAAGCTTGTGCTAAATATATGAAATATATGAATTATCATACCCCGGAAGCTGTGGAATTTGTTTCACACCAAGGAATTTGGTATGAGGAATATAGAAAATTTAAAGAAAGTCATACTCATCCCGATCGTTTGATTACTTCCTTGTTTAGTAGTTCGGATTATATTCGTAGAAATATAAATCCCGGTGAATTGATGTGGGGACTTTACTGGATAGCTTCCGATATGCAGAATGTTGAGATAGGGGTGGACTTCTATGATATATTTGAGGAAGATGAATTATTTGATTTGTGGCAAGTTTGTAATTATCATAATTATGTATGTGACGGTCCTGCACCTATTAATGGTGGAATAATGGTAGCAAGTGCAAAGTCATTACTTGAAAATATATTGGACTCTGCTGATGAAGCTATTAAGTCCGAAACCAATACTGCAACATTACGTTTCGGGCATGATGGGAATATTATTCCTTTGGTAGCATTACTGCAACTGGGAGATATGTGGAAAGCTGAAACAGAACCTGATAAGTTTTATCAGACATGGTGCAATTTCAAGGTGACTCCAATGGCTGCGAACATTCAAATGGTTTTCTTCAGAAAAAAAGCATCTGATGATATTATAGTGAAGTTTATGCATTGTGAGAAAGAAGTCGCAGTTCCTATAGAGACAGATATTACTCCTTTCTATCATTGGAAAGATGTTGAAATATACTATCGTAATCTTTTAAAGAAATTGCCATAG
- a CDS encoding SusC/RagA family TonB-linked outer membrane protein, translating to MKKEKIFSRKTQSRYLSAAKIICLSFLFSVPVQVWAESFEDTPALNVVQQQKSVKGTVVDTTGEPVIGANIKAQGTDTGTITDLDGNFSLVIPASAKLEISFIGYVTQVVAVPANGIVKITLAEDSKLLDEVVVVGYGTQKKAHLTGSISTVNPNDLKEMPYSNMGAMLAGTVAGLNVSGGDGRPGVGATMTIRDPFSTGVSGSTTAPIYVIDGVIQSDNPRNGISASEAFNNLDPNEIESISILKDAAAAVYGARGAQGAIIVTTKKGSVDGKPRISYTGSVTMNDEISRPKMLDAYQYGQFWNGFKGADGNESIGNRKKDLFQMDELEAMKGMNYDWLDKAWSAAYSTKHNVNISGGGNSSSYFGSISYQTQEGNLSMLDYDRWNYRVGMSTTMAKHLKVNLSISGNYGDRKTTFNKIGGEKDDNDYLALLTTPRYVPWSIENDKGEDIWLLRYGPKNTNSSVLGNSNYLRYNYFAVEDLGNQKQTKTQDMTINGSLEYDFDWLETLKGLKLRFSYAKTIGNTEGRQLGSKYDGYYFTTRGGSGNHLYIDEGAPSNNLTLPSNMKTQSVDNGNRVLRDFDRTDSYQVNFQASYARDFGKHSVSAMFAMEKREMNYEFSRILKEGPLNGDLANGETNTATGSVSSSSQTSRSESGDLSYIGRINYAYDNRYLFEFLIRSDASTKFAPDNYWGVFPSISVGWIVSEEKWYKLDWMDYLKVRASFGILGQDNTAAWLWRQRYTYQANYGAIFGTSPSNNLGWALKTEAAPNYDAHWDKDYKYNLGIDMKFLKNRLSVGIDAYLDKRTDMLVVRSGVPVTVGAKSAAENFDAVDNYGVELSLGWRDHVSDFNYSVQLNGQWRDARYRKKDWPAISTYKDVYRDGPVDMGQWGYDCLGMFRNQAEIDKFVADNNITQYMGYKPEQIKPGMLIYRDVRGEQNLDGSYKGADGIVDDKDMIQLSKRKSNPYGMSLILGGSWKGISLNANISSSWGGYSTYAGGSYIFMNEASLDGANLPIYWKDMFVPEDVVDDAGNVVAKQNLTAKYPNMKYSMNKEASSFWKVSSFRMYVRNLSLGYTLPKEWLSKVGISSCKINLSGTNLFSFFNPYPEHYTDPLTGYGTFPALRSWTVGLNLSF from the coding sequence ATGAAAAAAGAAAAAATCTTTTCTAGAAAAACACAGAGCAGGTATCTAAGCGCTGCAAAGATTATTTGCCTCTCTTTCCTTTTTTCCGTACCAGTACAGGTTTGGGCAGAAAGCTTTGAAGATACACCTGCGTTGAATGTTGTTCAGCAACAAAAATCAGTAAAAGGTACTGTAGTGGATACGACTGGTGAGCCGGTGATTGGTGCGAATATAAAAGCGCAAGGTACTGATACCGGTACAATTACAGACTTGGATGGAAACTTCAGTTTGGTAATTCCGGCAAGTGCTAAACTTGAAATATCATTTATTGGATATGTCACACAAGTAGTGGCTGTGCCTGCAAATGGTATTGTAAAAATAACCTTGGCAGAAGATTCCAAACTTCTGGACGAAGTGGTTGTAGTAGGTTATGGAACTCAAAAGAAAGCGCATTTGACAGGTTCTATCTCTACGGTTAATCCCAATGATCTGAAAGAAATGCCCTATAGTAATATGGGTGCAATGCTGGCAGGTACGGTAGCGGGTTTGAACGTTAGCGGAGGTGACGGTCGTCCAGGTGTTGGAGCAACGATGACTATTCGCGATCCGTTCTCTACAGGGGTTTCAGGAAGTACCACTGCACCGATTTATGTGATTGACGGTGTTATTCAGTCGGATAATCCGCGTAACGGTATTTCAGCTTCGGAAGCTTTCAATAATCTCGATCCGAATGAGATCGAGTCCATTTCTATTTTGAAGGATGCCGCAGCGGCAGTATACGGAGCACGTGGTGCGCAAGGTGCTATCATCGTCACTACCAAGAAAGGTAGTGTAGATGGGAAACCTCGTATCAGCTACACTGGATCGGTGACTATGAATGATGAGATCTCACGTCCTAAGATGTTGGATGCATATCAGTATGGTCAATTCTGGAATGGATTTAAAGGTGCGGATGGTAACGAGTCAATCGGCAACCGAAAGAAAGATCTCTTCCAAATGGATGAGTTGGAGGCAATGAAAGGCATGAACTATGACTGGCTGGATAAAGCTTGGTCTGCGGCCTATAGTACCAAGCATAATGTGAATATCAGTGGTGGCGGTAACAGTTCATCCTATTTCGGAAGTATCTCTTATCAGACGCAAGAAGGTAACCTGAGTATGCTGGATTATGATCGTTGGAACTATCGCGTAGGAATGAGTACAACGATGGCTAAACATCTGAAGGTGAATTTGTCTATTTCGGGTAATTATGGCGACAGGAAGACTACTTTCAATAAGATTGGCGGAGAGAAAGATGATAACGATTATCTGGCATTGCTTACTACTCCGCGCTATGTGCCATGGTCGATAGAAAATGACAAAGGCGAAGATATCTGGCTATTGAGATATGGACCTAAAAATACTAATAGTAGCGTTCTTGGAAACTCTAATTATTTGCGTTACAATTATTTTGCCGTTGAGGATTTAGGTAACCAAAAGCAGACTAAGACGCAAGATATGACGATCAATGGTTCGTTGGAATATGATTTCGACTGGTTGGAGACATTGAAAGGTTTGAAATTGCGTTTTAGCTATGCGAAAACCATTGGTAATACTGAGGGAAGACAATTAGGTTCTAAATATGATGGTTATTATTTTACCACTCGTGGAGGTTCCGGTAATCACCTTTATATTGACGAAGGCGCACCAAGTAATAATCTGACTTTGCCATCGAATATGAAAACCCAGTCAGTTGATAATGGAAATCGTGTATTGCGTGACTTCGACCGTACAGATAGTTATCAGGTCAATTTCCAAGCCAGTTATGCACGTGATTTCGGAAAACATTCGGTAAGCGCTATGTTTGCCATGGAAAAGCGTGAAATGAATTATGAGTTTTCTCGTATATTGAAAGAAGGTCCGCTCAATGGTGACCTTGCCAATGGTGAAACCAATACAGCTACAGGTTCGGTAAGTTCAAGCAGCCAGACGTCGAGAAGCGAGAGCGGTGATTTATCCTATATCGGTCGTATTAATTACGCCTATGATAACCGTTACCTGTTCGAGTTTCTGATTCGTTCCGATGCTTCAACCAAGTTTGCTCCCGACAATTATTGGGGAGTCTTCCCTTCTATTTCCGTGGGATGGATTGTTTCAGAAGAAAAGTGGTATAAACTGGATTGGATGGATTATCTGAAAGTACGTGCTTCATTCGGTATCTTGGGACAGGATAATACAGCGGCTTGGTTGTGGCGTCAGCGATATACATATCAGGCTAATTATGGTGCAATATTTGGCACTTCACCGAGCAATAACTTAGGTTGGGCTTTGAAAACCGAGGCAGCTCCTAACTATGATGCGCACTGGGATAAAGACTACAAATATAATCTGGGAATAGATATGAAGTTCCTGAAGAACCGTTTATCGGTAGGTATCGATGCTTATCTGGACAAAAGAACCGATATGTTGGTAGTGCGTAGTGGTGTACCTGTAACTGTAGGCGCCAAGTCGGCGGCAGAGAATTTTGATGCGGTAGATAACTATGGTGTAGAACTGTCATTAGGTTGGCGCGATCATGTGTCTGACTTCAATTATTCTGTTCAGCTGAATGGGCAATGGCGTGATGCCCGCTATCGGAAAAAAGACTGGCCGGCTATATCAACTTACAAAGATGTCTATCGTGATGGCCCGGTTGATATGGGACAATGGGGATATGATTGTCTGGGTATGTTCCGCAATCAGGCTGAGATTGACAAATTTGTTGCAGACAACAATATTACTCAATATATGGGCTATAAGCCGGAGCAGATTAAACCGGGTATGTTGATATACCGCGATGTACGTGGCGAACAGAATCTGGATGGCTCATATAAAGGAGCGGACGGTATTGTAGACGATAAGGACATGATCCAACTGAGCAAAAGAAAGAGCAATCCTTACGGCATGTCTCTGATTCTGGGCGGTAGCTGGAAGGGAATCTCACTGAATGCCAACATCTCCAGCTCATGGGGTGGATATTCTACATATGCGGGAGGTTCATATATCTTTATGAATGAGGCTTCATTAGATGGTGCCAATCTTCCGATATATTGGAAAGACATGTTCGTTCCCGAAGATGTTGTGGACGATGCGGGCAATGTGGTGGCCAAGCAAAACCTGACAGCCAAATATCCTAATATGAAATACAGTATGAACAAGGAGGCATCCAGCTTCTGGAAGGTTAGTTCGTTCCGTATGTATGTTCGCAACCTGTCTTTGGGCTATACATTGCCAAAGGAATGGTTGAGCAAAGTGGGAATCTCAAGTTGTAAGATCAATCTGAGCGGAACAAATCTGTTCAGCTTCTTCAATCCTTATCCTGAACATTATACAGACCCGTTAACCGGTTACGGTACATTCCCGGCATTGCGCAGTTGGACAGTGGGATTGAATCTTTCTTTTTAA